Proteins encoded in a region of the Mycoplasmoides pirum ATCC 25960 genome:
- a CDS encoding MATE family efflux transporter: MNSTKSNNLSSNEISIDSKQTLNPKVKKILHKDLFENKNVFKLLLRFVLPALLVTFFQAMYIFSDQIMMVKFIPFSSNLNPNGLTLEKLFPEDILVPYLQQAKDNAITPTDLVRSAISISAPITLILTATTLLVSMGVAVSFAKSLAKQNAQEIEEVWSTGFIANAILGLFVSFFILGISPLWLSSSAKGTFASSHDNPIIEKFNLYAQNVQVDLAQGYVYILCGFNIFQIMSQMYYFLAQSEGRQLFISIVPTFCNVLNIILDYILIVFASLALMGSALATAIGWMVNFIAYVEYNLILTKKNQTNLILKNLRFKLYKWKLFNIIILIGVASFLRNASASFSNSMFQTYLVNMTNSSGYAITHDTSPNIFQSYFGSVTPISNLAIQSVWGLIQGGRTVASYKYGKEDYNAIKKIYWYVLLIAIVYGVIIYSLFAFALSDVFLINLFDVQTNNLEYTTYLLRITMLQAVFLALGTTGQLYFQSTQRISFSWFVAILQNIILFIPLLFIFQSASNAIATNNPTLASSETAMNCFIWLLPTCTILASSINIVVSLIHMYTRMGKYENEIKQNLRKPSKLMQR, encoded by the coding sequence ATGAATTCAACTAAATCAAATAATTTATCATCTAATGAAATATCAATTGATAGCAAACAAACTTTAAACCCAAAAGTAAAAAAAATTTTACATAAAGATTTATTTGAAAATAAAAATGTTTTTAAATTACTTTTAAGGTTTGTTTTACCTGCATTACTTGTAACTTTTTTTCAAGCAATGTATATTTTTTCTGATCAAATTATGATGGTTAAGTTTATTCCTTTTTCTAGTAACTTAAATCCGAATGGATTAACATTAGAAAAATTATTTCCTGAAGATATATTAGTACCATATTTGCAACAAGCTAAAGATAATGCAATTACTCCAACTGACTTGGTTCGTTCAGCAATATCAATAAGCGCACCAATTACTTTAATTTTGACTGCAACAACACTATTAGTTAGTATGGGTGTAGCAGTTTCTTTTGCAAAATCTCTAGCAAAACAAAATGCTCAAGAAATCGAAGAAGTTTGATCAACAGGATTTATTGCAAATGCTATTTTAGGGTTATTTGTTTCTTTTTTTATTTTAGGCATTTCACCTTTATGATTATCATCAAGTGCAAAAGGAACTTTTGCATCGAGTCATGATAATCCAATAATTGAGAAATTTAATTTATATGCCCAAAATGTTCAAGTGGATTTGGCACAAGGATACGTTTACATTCTTTGTGGATTCAATATTTTTCAGATTATGAGTCAAATGTATTATTTTTTGGCTCAAAGTGAAGGACGACAATTATTTATTTCAATTGTTCCAACATTTTGTAATGTTTTAAATATTATTTTAGATTATATCTTAATTGTTTTTGCATCATTAGCATTGATGGGTTCTGCATTGGCTACAGCTATTGGATGAATGGTTAATTTTATAGCTTATGTTGAATATAATTTAATTTTGACGAAAAAAAATCAAACCAATTTAATTTTAAAGAATTTAAGATTCAAATTATATAAATGAAAATTGTTTAATATTATCATTTTAATTGGAGTTGCTTCTTTTTTAAGAAATGCAAGTGCTAGTTTTTCTAATTCAATGTTTCAAACTTATTTAGTCAACATGACAAATAGTAGTGGTTATGCTATAACACACGATACTTCACCTAATATTTTTCAATCATATTTTGGAAGTGTTACACCAATAAGCAATTTAGCTATCCAATCTGTATGAGGTTTGATCCAAGGCGGAAGAACTGTTGCTTCTTACAAATATGGAAAAGAAGATTACAATGCAATTAAAAAAATTTACTGGTATGTTCTTTTAATTGCAATTGTATATGGTGTTATTATTTATTCCTTGTTTGCTTTTGCTTTAAGTGATGTTTTTTTAATAAATTTATTTGATGTTCAAACAAATAATTTAGAGTACACAACATATTTATTGAGAATTACAATGTTGCAAGCTGTTTTTTTAGCTTTAGGTACAACAGGACAACTTTATTTTCAATCAACTCAAAGAATTTCTTTTTCTTGATTTGTTGCTATATTACAAAATATAATTTTATTTATTCCACTTTTATTTATTTTTCAAAGTGCAAGTAATGCTATTGCGACAAATAACCCTACTTTAGCATCTTCTGAAACTGCAATGAATTGTTTTATTTGATTGCTCCCAACATGTACAATTTTAGCTAGTAGCATTAATATTGTTGTTAGTTTAATTCATATGTATACAAGAATGGGCAAATATGAAAATGAAATTAAACAAAATTTAAGAAAACCTTCTAAATTAATGCAACGTTAG
- the proS gene encoding proline--tRNA ligase, translated as MKKNYEIVSQQTSLSDWYTSVVEKAELIHYSSIKGFMSFLPRGWGIWEQIQKQLNLFFKELNIVNVALPSLFPYSDLLLEANHVEGFKPELFLIQSKGYENLQEPYVLRPTSEVAFCKLWSEILQNYNQLPLLYNQWCSVFRVEKNTRPFLRNSEFYWQEMHGAFIDEKSCKLMVDKVHNVYKKLINEILMIPTLNGLKSPNERFAGAITTHTLETIMPDGQALQSATTHNLGQNFSKAFNIKFQNSNNTYDLVHTMSAGLSTRIIGALIMSHGDDNGLVLPFKVAPVQIVILTLMANKNPQIIEKANEILNSLKDCYRVQIDSSNNSIGFKINQQEIYGTPVVIILGPNDLKNNEVVIKWRNNVKKISLKINEVKSHIDENISSYDQNLYDKVLIRYENQITKVYDFESFKKELNNQKVLLAPWNGSDNDEQEIKKMTGATIRCIVDLPINNEICVFTKQPAKSWVYFARAY; from the coding sequence ATGAAAAAAAATTATGAAATTGTTAGTCAACAAACTTCATTAAGTGATTGATATACTAGTGTTGTTGAAAAAGCAGAATTAATTCACTATAGTTCAATTAAAGGTTTTATGAGTTTTCTTCCTCGAGGTTGAGGAATATGAGAACAAATTCAAAAACAACTTAATTTATTCTTTAAAGAATTAAATATTGTTAATGTAGCGTTACCAAGTTTATTTCCTTATAGTGATTTATTATTAGAAGCAAATCATGTTGAAGGATTTAAACCAGAACTATTTTTAATTCAATCTAAAGGTTATGAAAATTTACAAGAACCTTATGTTTTACGCCCAACTTCTGAAGTAGCATTTTGTAAATTGTGAAGTGAAATTTTACAAAATTATAATCAATTACCTTTGTTATATAATCAATGATGTAGTGTTTTTAGAGTTGAAAAAAACACTAGACCATTTTTGCGAAATAGCGAGTTTTATTGACAAGAAATGCATGGTGCATTTATAGATGAAAAATCTTGTAAATTAATGGTTGATAAAGTTCATAATGTGTATAAAAAATTAATTAATGAAATTTTGATGATACCAACATTAAATGGTCTTAAAAGTCCTAATGAAAGATTTGCGGGTGCAATAACAACACATACATTAGAAACTATTATGCCAGATGGTCAGGCATTGCAATCTGCAACTACTCACAATCTAGGTCAAAATTTTTCAAAAGCTTTTAATATTAAATTTCAAAATTCAAATAATACTTATGATTTAGTTCACACTATGTCAGCGGGATTATCAACAAGAATTATTGGTGCTTTAATTATGAGTCATGGAGATGATAATGGATTAGTTTTACCATTTAAAGTTGCTCCAGTTCAAATTGTTATTTTAACTTTGATGGCAAATAAAAATCCTCAAATTATAGAAAAAGCTAATGAAATATTAAATTCTCTAAAAGATTGTTATAGAGTTCAAATCGATTCTTCAAATAATTCTATTGGTTTTAAAATTAATCAACAAGAAATATATGGAACACCAGTGGTAATAATATTAGGACCAAATGATTTAAAAAATAATGAAGTTGTAATCAAATGAAGAAATAATGTAAAAAAAATTTCATTAAAAATAAATGAAGTAAAATCACATATTGACGAAAATATAAGTTCTTATGATCAAAACTTATATGATAAAGTTTTAATTCGTTATGAAAATCAAATTACTAAAGTTTATGATTTTGAATCTTTTAAAAAAGAATTAAATAATCAAAAAGTTTTATTGGCTCCTTGAAATGGTTCTGATAATGATGAACAAGAAATCAAAAAAATGACAGGTGCAACAATTCGTTGCATTGTAGATTTGCCTATAAATAATGAAATTTGTGTCTTTACAAAACAGCCCGCAAAATCATGAGTATATTTTGCTAGAGCATATTAA
- the eno gene encoding phosphopyruvate hydratase: MQIVKIFAYQVFDSRGFPTVACDVTLASGATGKAMVPSGASTGEKEALELRDGDKTKYFGKGVNKAINNVNKLIAPKLVKKFNADQQTLIDKAMLEIDKTQNKSKLGANAILAVSLATAKAAANQLKMPLYLYIAKKVAKVPTNKFVLPVPMLNVINGGAHADNTIDFQEFMFMPLGAKTLQESLKIASECFHSLQSILKSKKFNTNKGDEGGFAPNLKSAEDALNLMVEAVTKAGYKPGSDVSFALDVAASEFYDLESKKYIFKKALKAGVLSQQKATLSTREMINYLKDLVKKYPIVSIEDGLSEHDWEGMALLTKEIGKSVQIVGDDTYCTNPTLTQDGIKNKTTNAILIKLNQIGSLTETIQTIKLAQKANWAAVVSHRSGETEDTTIADLAVGMQTGQIKTGSMSRSERIAKYNRLIEIEIELNKFAKYEGWNTFKNIKPVYKKK; this comes from the coding sequence ATGCAAATTGTTAAAATTTTTGCATACCAAGTTTTTGATTCACGTGGTTTTCCAACTGTTGCTTGTGATGTTACATTAGCTAGTGGAGCAACAGGCAAAGCAATGGTGCCTTCAGGTGCTTCAACAGGTGAAAAAGAAGCATTAGAATTGCGCGATGGAGATAAAACAAAGTATTTTGGTAAAGGTGTAAATAAAGCTATAAATAATGTTAATAAATTAATAGCTCCAAAATTAGTTAAAAAATTCAATGCTGACCAACAAACATTGATTGATAAAGCGATGTTAGAAATTGATAAAACACAAAACAAATCTAAATTAGGTGCAAATGCAATTTTGGCTGTTTCATTAGCGACTGCAAAAGCTGCTGCGAATCAATTAAAAATGCCTTTATATTTATACATAGCTAAAAAAGTTGCTAAAGTACCTACTAATAAATTTGTATTACCTGTTCCAATGTTGAATGTTATTAATGGTGGCGCACATGCTGATAATACAATTGACTTTCAAGAATTTATGTTTATGCCTTTAGGAGCTAAAACATTACAAGAATCTTTGAAAATTGCAAGCGAATGTTTCCACAGTTTACAATCAATTTTAAAATCAAAAAAATTTAACACTAACAAAGGTGATGAAGGTGGTTTTGCACCTAATCTTAAATCAGCTGAAGATGCATTAAATTTAATGGTTGAAGCTGTAACAAAAGCTGGTTACAAACCGGGTTCAGATGTAAGTTTTGCTTTAGATGTAGCAGCTAGTGAATTTTATGATCTAGAATCTAAAAAATATATTTTCAAAAAAGCATTAAAAGCAGGTGTTTTGAGTCAACAAAAAGCTACTTTGTCAACAAGAGAAATGATTAATTATTTAAAAGATCTTGTTAAAAAATATCCTATTGTATCAATTGAAGATGGTTTAAGTGAACATGATTGAGAAGGTATGGCTTTATTAACAAAAGAAATTGGTAAATCTGTTCAAATAGTAGGTGACGACACTTATTGTACTAATCCTACATTAACTCAAGATGGTATTAAAAATAAAACAACAAATGCAATTTTGATTAAGTTAAATCAAATTGGTTCATTAACTGAAACTATTCAAACTATTAAATTAGCTCAAAAAGCAAATTGAGCAGCAGTTGTTTCTCACCGATCTGGAGAAACAGAAGACACAACTATTGCTGATTTAGCTGTTGGAATGCAAACTGGTCAAATTAAAACTGGTTCAATGTCTCGTTCTGAAAGAATTGCAAAATATAATAGATTAATTGAGATTGAAATTGAATTAAACAAGTTTGCAAAATATGAAGGATGAAACACTTTCAAAAATATTAAACCTGTTTATAAGAAAAAATAA
- a CDS encoding cation-translocating P-type ATPase, whose product MDDKLNNIEKNDLDSSLENKEESKFSIIHVNDDVLKKAESEDILDELVVEGTIDNLLLTSDAKDIQEEIVNDSKYEGLTSEKVDLAIKKYGLNKLPEKKKKSVFYIFFKQLKDIMILLLAIATLASFIVFIVEGVELKWDFNNNNLIISLIEPFIILIVILMYVILGGVQELQSLKAINSLKKLSTNYATVIRDNNIVKINAENLVPGDLMLLEAGDKINADAILLESFNLSCIESILTGESLAVNKNANAIVSDDAYLGDQINKVFSGCIVTNGQAKCKVIATGSYTQIGRIANLIDSQKVFMTPLQLKLNRLGHIFGYSGLVLFVVVFLIQIFILGINNIATTWNIALATSISLAVAAIPEGLGAFTTIILSLGIKRMASQNALIKKVSSVETLGSTSVICTDKTGTLTLNKMTLTGVWDYQNKKELDLDKSNLNLNNLLRDFILCSNSYVTTKDNKDLEVGDPTELAIINYARQHNLNKLELDKKFARIYAIPFDSDRKLMTSINEIDGKKIAIVKGAPDILINKCKNVDLNAVKEQMQLWTSKAYRVLGLAIKDVTHLDKKYDESSLENDLTFVGLFAMYDPPRPEVKEAIKECIGAGIKTVMITGDNLDSAKAIAKEIGILKIDSEAISGEELSKLTDEELQTNVVNYSVYARATPSDKLRIVKAWQANDQVVAMTGDGVNDAPSLKAADIGCAMGITGTDVSKEASDMIIMDDNFKTIVSSVSNGRKVYQTIKLVIQNVLLSSVAEVMVMFLGVLIFKYAFSSSLQIFDQSTGTWSSSVDLHIFGATQLLVINLITDGFPAIALGIQGTQENLMFRRPYSKYESIFARRMGFNLLWQGCLFGLITMIAFALGTLYSRDHWFGNTMNGLDPITNQIIPGSNGLYALGFNDLYAGSATAFIALSIGISIHALSLMSSKSLFKCNVKDYYIVYSAVLISILFVIIFAFVPPIAFALKIPTNLVSQGGFLIGIGFVLALVPWIVLELYKLIYAVIQKEVLTTSTITTFELIQKPKLKTKRYFKNKQI is encoded by the coding sequence GTGGATGATAAATTAAATAATATAGAAAAAAATGATTTAGATTCATCTTTGGAAAACAAAGAAGAATCTAAATTTTCTATTATTCATGTCAATGATGATGTTTTGAAAAAAGCTGAATCTGAAGATATTTTGGATGAACTAGTTGTTGAAGGTACAATCGATAATTTATTATTGACATCTGATGCAAAAGATATTCAAGAAGAAATTGTTAATGATTCTAAGTATGAAGGCTTAACTTCTGAAAAAGTTGATTTGGCTATAAAAAAATATGGATTAAACAAACTTCCTGAAAAAAAGAAAAAAAGTGTTTTTTATATTTTTTTTAAACAATTAAAAGATATTATGATTCTTTTGTTGGCAATTGCAACTTTGGCATCTTTTATTGTTTTCATAGTTGAAGGTGTTGAATTGAAATGGGATTTCAACAATAACAATCTTATAATTTCTTTAATTGAACCATTCATTATTTTAATTGTTATTTTAATGTATGTAATTCTAGGCGGCGTGCAAGAATTACAATCATTAAAAGCTATTAATTCATTAAAAAAATTATCGACTAATTATGCAACAGTTATTAGAGATAACAATATTGTCAAAATCAATGCTGAAAATTTAGTACCTGGTGATTTAATGTTATTAGAAGCAGGAGATAAAATTAATGCTGATGCTATTTTACTTGAATCATTTAATTTATCTTGTATTGAATCTATTTTAACGGGCGAATCTTTAGCAGTAAATAAAAATGCAAATGCTATTGTTTCTGATGATGCATATTTAGGCGACCAAATAAATAAAGTTTTTTCAGGTTGTATTGTAACTAATGGTCAAGCAAAATGTAAAGTTATCGCTACAGGCTCATATACTCAAATTGGTAGAATTGCAAATTTAATTGATAGTCAAAAAGTTTTTATGACACCATTGCAATTGAAATTAAATCGTTTGGGCCACATATTTGGATATTCGGGTTTGGTTTTATTTGTTGTAGTATTTTTAATTCAAATTTTTATTTTAGGAATTAATAATATTGCAACTACATGAAATATTGCTTTAGCTACATCAATATCATTAGCAGTTGCTGCTATTCCTGAAGGTTTAGGGGCTTTTACAACAATTATTTTGTCATTGGGTATCAAAAGAATGGCAAGTCAAAATGCTTTAATTAAAAAAGTTTCTTCTGTAGAAACCTTAGGTAGTACTTCAGTTATATGTACTGATAAAACAGGAACATTAACATTAAATAAAATGACTTTGACTGGTGTTTGAGATTATCAAAATAAAAAAGAATTAGATTTAGATAAATCTAATTTAAATTTAAATAATTTATTACGTGATTTTATTCTGTGTAGTAATAGTTATGTAACAACTAAAGATAACAAAGATCTTGAAGTCGGCGATCCTACTGAATTAGCAATTATTAATTATGCTAGACAACATAATTTAAATAAATTAGAACTAGATAAAAAATTTGCAAGAATTTATGCAATTCCATTTGATTCTGATCGCAAATTAATGACATCTATAAACGAAATTGATGGTAAAAAAATTGCTATTGTCAAGGGTGCTCCTGATATATTAATTAATAAATGCAAAAATGTTGATTTAAATGCTGTTAAAGAACAAATGCAATTATGAACTTCTAAAGCTTATCGTGTTCTAGGATTAGCAATAAAAGATGTTACGCATTTAGATAAAAAATACGATGAGTCTTCTTTAGAAAATGACTTAACTTTTGTTGGTTTGTTTGCAATGTATGATCCCCCACGTCCAGAAGTTAAAGAAGCTATTAAAGAATGTATTGGTGCAGGAATAAAAACTGTTATGATTACAGGAGATAATTTAGATTCTGCTAAAGCTATTGCAAAAGAAATTGGTATTCTTAAAATTGATAGTGAAGCAATATCTGGAGAAGAATTAAGTAAATTAACTGATGAAGAATTACAAACAAACGTTGTAAACTATAGTGTTTATGCACGTGCTACACCGTCAGATAAATTAAGAATTGTTAAAGCTTGACAAGCTAATGATCAAGTTGTTGCTATGACTGGTGATGGGGTAAATGATGCACCTTCATTAAAAGCGGCTGATATAGGTTGTGCTATGGGAATAACAGGAACAGATGTTTCTAAAGAAGCTTCTGACATGATTATTATGGACGACAACTTTAAAACTATTGTTTCTTCAGTTAGCAATGGTCGAAAAGTTTATCAAACAATTAAATTAGTTATTCAAAATGTTCTATTATCCAGTGTTGCTGAAGTTATGGTTATGTTTTTAGGGGTATTAATTTTTAAATATGCTTTTTCAAGTTCTTTACAAATATTTGACCAATCAACTGGAACGTGAAGTTCATCTGTAGATTTGCATATTTTTGGAGCTACCCAATTATTAGTAATTAATTTAATAACAGATGGATTTCCAGCAATTGCACTTGGTATACAAGGAACGCAAGAAAATTTAATGTTTCGTAGGCCTTACAGCAAATACGAAAGTATTTTTGCAAGAAGAATGGGCTTTAATTTATTGTGACAAGGTTGTTTGTTTGGATTGATTACAATGATAGCTTTTGCTTTAGGCACATTATATTCTAGAGACCATTGATTTGGAAACACAATGAATGGACTTGATCCAATAACAAATCAAATTATTCCAGGTAGCAATGGATTATATGCTTTAGGTTTTAATGATTTATACGCTGGTTCTGCTACTGCGTTCATAGCATTATCTATTGGAATAAGTATTCATGCCTTAAGTTTAATGTCATCTAAATCATTGTTTAAATGCAACGTTAAAGATTATTACATTGTTTATAGTGCTGTTTTAATTAGTATCTTATTTGTTATTATTTTTGCATTTGTACCCCCAATTGCATTTGCATTAAAAATTCCTACTAATTTAGTTTCACAAGGTGGGTTTTTAATTGGTATAGGTTTTGTTTTAGCTTTAGTTCCATGAATTGTTTTAGAGTTGTATAAACTAATTTATGCAGTAATTCAAAAAGAAGTTTTGACTACTTCAACTATTACAACATTTGAATTAATTCAAAAACCTAAATTAAAAACTAAGAGATATTTTAAAAATAAACAGATTTAG